From the Thermodesulforhabdus norvegica genome, the window ATTTTCTTAACAGATAGCAGGTACAAGGATTTGTAAAGGCGAAGCATCAAACGGTAAGAGGGCAGTAAATACCCGGGAACACTCTGCAAAAATTCGGCCTGTAGATCGCCGAGAAATCTAGGAATGGTATGGCAATACATAACATGAAAGTTGCATTCAAGTCGTCGCCTTGCAAGGGGTGCATAATTCCCGCTGTAGATAACTGTCTCGATTTTTTGAGCGCACCATCCGGGCATTAGAGAGAAGGTTATCATGGCAGCCAGAGCTCTTGTTAAAGGGGACTTACCCGGTACGGAAGGCAGTATAGGCCTTATGGCTCCGATCCAGCCGACGTCTCTGTAAAGCTTTTTGTTAACAAAGGCTGTGATCACGGGCATTCTGAAATGGTTAGATAAAGTAAGAACCAGCCTCTCTCCTCCACCCGCAATGGCAAAATAGTCGTGAAAGATCGCTTTACTTAACGTTCTTATGGGCACCCGGCAACTCCTGTTGCAGGGAAGGGTCGATCACCAGCGGGTTCTTTTTGCTTCAGCGGCCATGACAGCATGTATGCCAGTGCCAGAACCCAGGACGGAGAATAGTCCAGAAAGTTGTCAAAAACCAGAGCTGCCATGGCGGTAAGTGCGACCCCGGTAAGTTCGCTTGAACGGATTGTCTTAAAGATAAGGAACACCAGAATTAGAAATATTAAAAAAGTGATAATGCCGGACTCTGCAAGAGTCTGAAGGTAGAAGTTATGCACGTTTAGCCTTTGTGGGAAGATGTTGTTTAATCGGAAAGAACCAGGGCCGTGCCCCATCAGAGGCTTTTCCTGCCACATATCGAGGGCAGTCTTCCAGATGGAAAGACGGTTGCTTAACGCACCGTTACCGAACTGGGGGATAAAATCTTTTATGATTAAATCCTGGTGCCTTCTGATCTTGTCGATGTAAGGTAAAGTCATGGCCAGTTTACTACCAATCGTTTTGTTGGTGAAGGCGACCAGATGCAATAGTATAAGAGAGCTTAACAGCATGAGTAGAAGAAGTTTTTTGTTAGTATGCTTTATAGCCAGGGCTATGTAAGTACAACCGACCAAAGCACTCCATATGAAGTTACGGCTACCCGAAAGAATTCCCCCTATTACGGAAAGCAATGCAATGAACATAAAAAGAAATCTGTAAAACACCCCTAATCCTTCATGAAGGGACCATGTCCAATTTTTAGCAGACGTGAGCCCGGTGATGGAGAAAACCAGAGTAATGGCGCTGAAGGTTCCATACACTGTAGTTGCACTCATTATTGAATTTACTGCACCGGGTCTTATACCGTCAGATCCGAGGGTCGGCGCTATTAATGATTTCGAGAGATCGGGAAACATGAGCTGAATCAAGGCGACGAGGTGCACGAAAAGTAAAATACCAAGCCCAATCCACCGATCTTCCGGTGTGAATCGGTCAACGAAGATCACCCAGCTCATGGGCAGAAGGGCGGTAACCGCTACGGTTGCCAGGCCTACAAAAAGAAATGTTTGAAGGGAATCATGGGATTTCCAGTTAATTATCAGTGAGATAAATTG encodes:
- a CDS encoding O-antigen ligase family protein; its protein translation is MGIPLEIIITLFFVATVTKKWKDGSLNRNGLKLIVVTTAFFTSQFISLIINWKSHDSLQTFLFVGLATVAVTALLPMSWVIFVDRFTPEDRWIGLGILLFVHLVALIQLMFPDLSKSLIAPTLGSDGIRPGAVNSIMSATTVYGTFSAITLVFSITGLTSAKNWTWSLHEGLGVFYRFLFMFIALLSVIGGILSGSRNFIWSALVGCTYIALAIKHTNKKLLLLMLLSSLILLHLVAFTNKTIGSKLAMTLPYIDKIRRHQDLIIKDFIPQFGNGALSNRLSIWKTALDMWQEKPLMGHGPGSFRLNNIFPQRLNVHNFYLQTLAESGIITFLIFLILVFLIFKTIRSSELTGVALTAMAALVFDNFLDYSPSWVLALAYMLSWPLKQKEPAGDRPFPATGVAGCP